Proteins encoded by one window of Lycium barbarum isolate Lr01 chromosome 11, ASM1917538v2, whole genome shotgun sequence:
- the LOC132616645 gene encoding protochlorophyllide reductase, chloroplastic, whose product MALQAASLLPSAFSLHKEGKSCATLKDSSFFGVALSCNLKSKFTTAAENKELTKKLAVVPIRAQTAATTPAITQSTSEQKKTLRKGNVIITGASSGLGLATAKAIGESGEWHVIMACRDFLKAEKAAKSVGIPKENYTVMHLDLASLESVRQFVDTFRRSGRPLDALVCNAAVYLPTAKEPTFTADGFELSVGTNHLGHFLLSRLLLDDLKQSDHPQKRLIIVGSITGNTNTLAGNVPPKANLGDLRGLAGGLNSLNCSPMIDGGEFDGAKAYKDSKVCNMLTMQEFHRRFHEETGISFASLYPGCIAETGLFRNHIPLFRALFPPFQKYITKGYVSEEEAGKRLAQVVRDPSLGKSGVYWSWNSTSSSFENQLSKEASDAEKARKLWEVSEKLVGLA is encoded by the exons ATGGCTCTCCAAGCAGCATCTTTGCTTCCATCTGCATTTTCCCTCCACAAAGAG GGTAAATCATGTGCCACTCTCAAGGACAGTAGCTTCTTTGGAGTGGCATTATCTTGCAACCTGAAATCTAAATTCACTACTGCTGCAGAAAACAAG GAATTGACAAAGAAACTAGCGGTTGTACCTATTAGAGCACAAACAGCTGCTACCACTCCCGCAATCACCCAATCCACCTCAGAACAGAAGAAAACCCTCAGGAAAGGCAATGTGATAATTACTGGAGCCTCCTCTGGTTTAGGACTAGCTACAGCAAAAGCTATAGGTGAATCAGGAGAATGGCACGTTATAATGGCCTGTCGAGATTTCCTCAAGGCTGAGAAAGCAGCAAAATCAGTTGGCATTCCAAAGGAAAACTACACTGTCATGCATCTGGACCTCGCTTCCCTTGAAAGTGTCCGACAATTTGTAGATACTTTCCGACGTTCAGGCAGGCCACTTGATGCGCTAGTCTGCAATGCTGCAGTGTATTTACCAACTGCTAAAGAACCAACTTTTACTGCTGATGGATTTGAGCTTAGCGTGGGAACCAACCATCTCGGACATTTCCTGCTTTCAAGGCTGCTGTTAGATGACCTCAAGCAATCAGATCACCCACAAAAGCGCCTTATAATTGTTGGCTCCATTACAG GAAACACAAACACTTTGGCTGGAAACGTGCCACCAAAGGCAAATCTTGGAGATCTGCGAGGACTTGCAGGAGGATTGAATAGTTTAAACTGCTCACCCATGATTGATGGAGGAGAATTTGATGGCGCCAAAGCCTACAAAGACAGCAAAGTCTGTAACATGCTTACCATGCAAGAGTTTCATAGGCGTTTCCACGAGGAGACTGGAATTTCCTTTGCTTCCCTCTATCCCGGCTGTATTGCTGAAACTGGTTTATTTAGGAATCACATTCCCTTGTTCAGGGCTCTCTTCCCACCATTTCAGAAGTACATTACCAAAGGCTATGTATCTGAAGAAGAAGCAGGAAAAAGACTTGCACAG GTAGTACGTGATCCAAGCCTTGGAAAATCTGGTGTCTATTGGAGTTGGAACAGTACCTCCTCCTCGTTTGAGAACCAGCTGTCGAAAGAAGCCAGCGATGCAGAGAAGGCACGCAAGCTATGGGAGGTCAGTGAGAAGCTTGTTGGACTGGCTTAA